From one Culex quinquefasciatus strain JHB chromosome 3, VPISU_Cqui_1.0_pri_paternal, whole genome shotgun sequence genomic stretch:
- the LOC6045927 gene encoding LOW QUALITY PROTEIN: DAZ-associated protein 2 (The sequence of the model RefSeq protein was modified relative to this genomic sequence to represent the inferred CDS: deleted 2 bases in 1 codon) — MNNKANNGYPYDAAAQSAAYQQYVNSQIPAHAQLPPSYNSVVTSMAAPAGYSPYPPGMVQHHQPYYATSAATWSVNPSTGLPQATPMQYAPAPPAAQHHHLPPPPPYSAAAAGQPMHHHPAAMYQYPIATAAQLTHQAQPPQVFQAQIYPVQGAMYDAGARFGKAGGAATIPPPPPGIAPNAAQIAAMQGQQVVMTKKKNNFLHGGNGAGFTFW, encoded by the exons ATGAACAACAAAGCAAATAATG GTTATCCTTACGATGCAGCTGCTCAATCAGCGGCTTATCAGCAATATGTGAACAGCCAA ATTCCAGCGCACGCCCAGCTACCGCCGTCGTACAACTCGGTGGTGACGAGCATGGCCGCCCCGGCCGGGTACTCGCCGTACCCGCCTGGGATGGTCCAGCACCACCAGCCGTACTACGCCACGAGTGCTGCCACCTGGAGCGTGAATCCGTCCACGGGTTTGCCGCAGGCCACACCGATGCAGTACGCTCCGGCGCCGCCCGCTGCCCAGCATCACCATCTTCCACCGCCTCCCCCGTATTCCGCGGCGGCCGCCGGCCAACCCATGCACCACCATCCGGCGGCGATGTACCAGTACCCGATTGCGACCGCCGCCCAGCTCACCCATCAGGCTCAACCACCACAAGTGTTTCAAGCGCAGATCTATCCCGTTCAG GGCGCCATGTACGACGCCGGAGCCCGTTTCGGAAAGGCC GGTGGCGCGGCCACGATTCCCCCTCCCCCGCCGGGAATCGCTCCGAACGCGGCCCAAATTGCCGCCATGCAGGGCCAGCAGGTGGTCATGACCAAAAAGAAGAACAACTTCCTTCACGGTGGCAACGGGGCCGGGTTTACCTTTTGGTAA
- the LOC6052635 gene encoding KAT8 regulatory NSL complex subunit 2 — protein MRDNNLKSGSPRKMSSHPRGQQRTRPYQQNTPSGGHRSGTTTTTGVLQNPVVDQEKALRNQIHMEIEKKSKACSNASYECSLPRLENYNFCKRHILQDARAPFKQCAFFFASNGKRCLEPAPKYDNKKDYGTNYCFEHSRLTQLTKTKSTIGKYTPLETTETLLHQLAHHVKVDKAKQQQQQQHHHHQPANCSALKITVHEDDEEGDVDVVTPSVDPYVDIDVGAINDAGRVVLDYASDSSSDEEAVTVGNTWRGYEMDNSDNESVDSQTEDLLKHAGIYTAEEATMITKEKLIRLQTLYIDQFHRLQHVLKEKRRRYLHDLRREREQHCSIHDQVKDSPKERKMYEKLKALNHYHRKHGVEAILHRKYLEKRAKATEGLHQKVPSYPKCAFTEGGVKCGERTLSCCKYCRKHILEDKKQVLFKACGVEKSGVVCQEPLANLFEDSTCYLHVELPAQKTFTKKKYESESEGEDDGQLTLKNDPFEEERRVGDTIKSSPSLSTSTTVTAVETDTEMAQVGPPLVENNITIVHDEEPGSLEDSLPVSVIAKPAAKEAPVKPVDVKPEQLPAATSATDKGK, from the exons ATGCGAGACAACAATctg AAGAGCGGGAGCCCCAGGAAGATGAGCAGCCATCCTCGAGGCCAGCAGAGGACCCGACCATATCAGCAGAATACACCATCTGGCGGACATCGCAGCGGAACGACGACAACAACCGGAGTCCTGCAGAATCCCGTCGTAGATCAGGAGAAAGCCTTGCGGAATCAAATTCACATGGAGATCGAGAAGAAGTCCAAGGCTTGTTCGAACGCGTCGTACGAGTGTTCGCTGCCGCGGCTTGAGAATTACAACTTTTGCAAGCGCCACATCCTGCAGGATGCGCGAGCGCCGTTCAAGCAGTGCGCGTTCTTTTTCGCCTCGAACGGGAAACGATGCCTGGAGCCGGCGCCCAAGTACGACAACAAGAAGGACTACGGCACGAACTATTGCTTCGAGCACAGCCGGTTGACGCAGCTGACCAAGACCAAGTCGACGATCGGGAAGTACACCCCGCTGGAGACGACGGAAACGTTGCTGCATCAGCTGGCGCATCACGTAAAGGTGGACAAggccaaacagcagcagcagcagcagcaccatcaCCACCAGCCGGCCAACTGTTCGGCGTTGAAGATCACCGTTCACGAGGACGACGAGGAGGGGGATGTGGACGTGGTGACGCCGTCGGTTGACCCTTACG TGGATATTGACGTTGGTGCCATCAACGATGCGGGTCGGGTTGTGTTGGATTATGCTTCGGACAGCAGCAGCGACGAGGAAGCGGTCACCGTCGGGAACACTTGGCGTGGCTACGAGATGGACAACTCGGACAACGAGAGTGTCGACTCGCAAACGGAGGACCTGCTGAAGCACGCCGGGATCTACACGGCCGAGGAGGCGACCATGATCACGAAAGAGAAGCTCATCCGGCTGCAGACGCTGTACATTGATCAGTTTCACCGGTTGCAGCACGTGCTGAAGGAGAAACGCCGCCGTTATTTGCACGATTTGCGCAGGGAACGGGAGCAGCATTGCAGCATCCACGACCAGGTGAAGGATTCGCCCAAGGAGCGTAAAATGTACGAAAAGTTGAAGGCGCTGAATCATTACCACCGGAAGCACGGCGTGGAGGCGATTCTGCACCGGAAGTATCTGGAGAAACGAGCCAAGGCCACGGAAGGGCTGCACCAGAAGGTGCCGTCCTATCCAAAGTGTGCATTTACCGAGGGTGGCGTCAAATGTGGCGAACGGACGCTGTCCTGCTGCAAGTACTGCCGCAAGCACATCCTCGAGGACAAGAAGCAGGTCCTGTTCAAGGCGTGCGGCGTCGAGAAGAGCGGCGTCGTCTGCCAGGAACCGTTGGCGAACCTGTTTGAAGATTCCACCTGCTATCTGCACGTCGAACTCCCCGCCCAGAAAACATTCACCAAGAAAAAGTACGAATCCGAGTCGGAGGGTGAAGACGACGGTCAGCTGACGCTCAAAAACGATCCGTTCGAAGAGGAAAGACGCGTTGGTGACACCATCAAATCGTCCCCGTCGCTGTCCACGTCGACGACGGTTACGGCCGTCGAAACGGACACGGAAATGGCCCAGGTTGGGCCGCCACTCGTCGAGAACAACATTACCATCGTGCACGACGAGGAACCGGGCAGCTTGGAGGACTCGCTGCCGGTGAGCGTGATTGCCAAGCCGGCAGCCAAAGAAGCTCCCGTCAAGCCAGTGGATGTGAAGCCGGAGCAGTTACCTGCGGCGACGTCAGCGACGGACAAGGGCAAATAA